The sequence below is a genomic window from Pseudoalteromonas tetraodonis.
TATTTAACCATACTTAAACTTCTTTATTTATACTAAGCAATCTTAAAGGTGTAAAAATTATTTTATATGTCATGTATTTAAAAGACATGTCGCCTTAAATAGTTGTTTACAGCTAATTGAATGGACATTATACTAAACACCTAACTTTGAGGAATAAAGTATGTCTATCAATAAAAACGCGCTAGATACTTATCGACTTTTGAAAGCAACCGCAGAAGTTGCTGAAAAATCACTAGAAGGACGTATCCAACATTATCGCGCCCATCTTAAATCTGAAGAAAAAGAATTAAGAACTTACACCCAAAAAGCAGCAGCTGATTTACTTGGCTGTAATAATCGTACCTTAAAAAGACGCCATGACAATGGTGACTTTGACGATTTAAATATAAAACGCGGTGCAAACGGCCACTATGCCTACACCTTAGTTAATATTTTTGCTATGGCTGATATTATGGACATACAGCCTGATCACCGCGCATCAACAGACAAACTCCAAGTTATTGTTATTAATTCATTAAAAGGTGGTTGTGGTAAAACAACAAGCATTGTTAACATTGCTGCTGCACTCGCTACCACTAACATTAAACGTTACCGTATCGGTATAATTGATTTAGATCCTCAAGGGTCATCATCAAGCTTTTTCCCATCTTCAGAGCCCGATCCAATTACCGTTGGTGATTTGATGCGTGATTGCATTGACCTTGATGAAGGTGAAACATGGCCAGAATTTGTGTCTAATTCTTTTTTACCTACTCATATTCCTAATATTCGTGTTTTACCATCAGGTATGGATGACTTTTACTTTGAACACGAAACAGCAACATTACTCAAAGACACCTCCAATTATGAGCAAACACGCCATTACCACAAACTACTAGAACGAGTAATAAATCCGGTAAAAGATGAGTTTGACATTCTTTTAATTGATACAGCGCCAACGCTTAACTTTATGTTTTACAATGCATTAATGGCTTCAACGGCGATGCTAATTCCGGTTCACCCTGAAGCGGTAGACTTTGATGCAAATAATAAATATTTAAAACGTTTAGGTGAGATTTATCATACAGTTGCCGCTCTTGGCCATGATGGTTGGGATTTCATGCAATTTTTAGTTACTAATTATGTGAAAGGCAATCACTCACAACGCGACATAGTTAAAGATGTGCGTAGT
It includes:
- a CDS encoding AAA family ATPase codes for the protein MSINKNALDTYRLLKATAEVAEKSLEGRIQHYRAHLKSEEKELRTYTQKAAADLLGCNNRTLKRRHDNGDFDDLNIKRGANGHYAYTLVNIFAMADIMDIQPDHRASTDKLQVIVINSLKGGCGKTTSIVNIAAALATTNIKRYRIGIIDLDPQGSSSSFFPSSEPDPITVGDLMRDCIDLDEGETWPEFVSNSFLPTHIPNIRVLPSGMDDFYFEHETATLLKDTSNYEQTRHYHKLLERVINPVKDEFDILLIDTAPTLNFMFYNALMASTAMLIPVHPEAVDFDANNKYLKRLGEIYHTVAALGHDGWDFMQFLVTNYVKGNHSQRDIVKDVRSAFGRQVMSYPINHSSAITASSSSFNTIFDQKASDSLASRESLMRAQENIKDVVDELEMLIRSNWQSTQSKLNTPK